A DNA window from Pseudorasbora parva isolate DD20220531a chromosome 19, ASM2467924v1, whole genome shotgun sequence contains the following coding sequences:
- the vps72a gene encoding vacuolar protein sorting 72 homolog a — MSVANSREQRSTAGNRMSKLLDAEEEDEFYKTTYGGFNDESGDDEYRGDHSDTEDEVDSDFDIDEGDEPDSDQEDDAPRRKSRVVTKAYKEPLKVSKPKVKRVAEELKTERPKVERRIIQELQEFGEVRKSVRKSTSEHTRKTNERLQERQQEAPRKRKGASSDRILSQDELLAEAKLTAELNLRSLENYERLEADKKKQVHKKRRFEGPTIRYHSVLMPLMPDAHMKEENVDVEGLDQDTPQATPTSSSSAQGAGSLCSRTYITFSDDDAFSSAFPPSARLVPPQPVQEVCPVTHKPALYRDPVTDIPYADARAFRIVREAYQKYIAAHGFPNASGGFSGSSDVSDSPAVPIKSSRPKAVVKQAVAAT; from the exons ATGAGCGTCGCGAACAGCAGAGAGCAGCGCAGCACCGCCGGGAACCGCATGTCCAAACTACTGGACGCAGAAGAGGAGGACGAGTTCTACAAGACCACCTATGGAGGATTCAAtgat gagTCCGGCGATGACGAGTACAGAGGCGATCACTCTGACACTGAAGATGAGGTTGACAGTGATTTTGACATCGATGAAGGAGACGAGCCGGACAGCGACCAGGAGGACGACGCTCCACGCAGGAAGAGCCGCGTCGTCACTAAAGCATACAAG gagcCTCTGAAGGTCTCGAAGCCCAAAGTGAAGCGAGTGGCTGAGGAGTTAAAGACGGAGCGGCCCAAAGTGGAGCGGCGCATCATCCAGGAGCTGCAGGAGTTCGGAGAAG TCCGTAAGTCGGTGCGCAAGTCGACGAGTGAACACACACGCAAGACGAATGAGCGTCTGCAGGAGCGGCAGCAGGAAGCTCCGCGGAAGAGGAAAGGAGCCTCGAGTGACCGAATCCTGAGCCAAGACGAGCTGCTCGCCGAGGCCAAACTCACCGCAGAGCTCAACCTGCGCTCGCTGG aGAACTATGAGCGTTTAGAGGCTGATAAGAAGAAGCAGGTTCATAAAAAGAGGCGGTTTGAAGGGCCGACGATCCGCTATCACTCGGTGCTGATGCCACTGATGCCCGACGCTCATATGAAGGAGGAGAACGTGGATGTGGAGGG GCTGGACCAGGACACGCCCCAGGCCACGCCCACTTCCTCCTCCTCTGCTCAGGGGGCGGGGTCTCTGTGCTCGCGCACGTACATCACCTTCAGCGATGATGATGCGTTTAGCTCCGCCTTCCCGCCGTCCGCCCGCCTCGTCCCGCCGCAGCCCGTTCAGGAGGTGTGTCCTGTGACCCATAAACCGGCGCTGTACCGCGACCCCGTGACCGATATCCCGTACGCCGACGCCCGAGCCTTCCGCATCGTCCGCGAGGCTTACCAGAAATACATCGCGGCGCACGGCTTCCCCAACGCCTCCGGAGGCTTCAGCGGATCCAGCGACGTTAGCGACTCTCCAGCCGTGCCGATCAAGAGCTCGCGGCCCAAAGCCGTCGTCAAACAGGCCGTGGCCGCCACATAG